Proteins encoded within one genomic window of uncultured Desulfobacter sp.:
- a CDS encoding integrase, with amino-acid sequence MMKMLGNFVLFIWLKFKVTSNLAAENLALRHQLAVMKRTNKRPKIRMVDRLFWVLLSRIWTPWRKSLIIVKSDTVVYWHRKGFKLFWKFKSKGPGRPQVSREISDLVRRMAAANPNWGAPRIHGELLSLGFEVSERTVSNLMPRHPPNSKPSQTWRTFLKNHINKCSIDFFTVPTVTFNILFVLVILSHSRRKVVHFNITSNPTAEWTTQQIVEAFPWDTAPKYLMRDRDAIYGVFFPQSSEKHGHQRSGLGPAKPLAKPFC; translated from the coding sequence ATGATGAAAATGCTTGGAAATTTTGTTTTATTCATATGGCTGAAGTTCAAAGTCACTTCGAATCTCGCTGCCGAAAACCTTGCGCTTCGCCACCAATTGGCCGTAATGAAAAGGACGAACAAGCGGCCGAAAATTCGAATGGTGGATCGGCTCTTCTGGGTTTTGCTTTCCCGAATTTGGACTCCTTGGCGTAAATCTCTCATCATTGTAAAGTCGGATACTGTTGTCTACTGGCATCGCAAGGGTTTCAAACTTTTCTGGAAATTCAAATCCAAAGGCCCGGGAAGGCCTCAAGTCAGTCGTGAAATCAGTGATCTGGTCAGGAGGATGGCTGCAGCCAATCCAAACTGGGGTGCGCCCAGGATTCATGGGGAATTGCTCAGCCTGGGGTTCGAGGTTTCCGAACGAACCGTATCGAACCTGATGCCCCGACATCCGCCGAATTCAAAGCCGTCTCAAACCTGGCGGACTTTCTTGAAAAATCATATTAACAAGTGTTCGATTGACTTTTTCACTGTTCCAACAGTCACCTTTAATATTCTGTTCGTCCTGGTGATCCTCAGCCACAGCCGCCGCAAAGTCGTACATTTCAATATAACCTCAAATCCGACGGCCGAGTGGACAACCCAACAGATCGTGGAGGCCTTCCCCTGGGATACGGCACCGAAGTATCTGATGCGGGATCGGGATGCAATCTATGGCGTTTTTTTTCCGCAATCGAGTGAAAAACATGGGCATCAAAGAAGTGGTCTCGGCCCCGCAAAGCCCTTGGCAAAACCCTTTTGTTGA
- a CDS encoding integrase core domain-containing protein produces the protein MGIKEVVSAPQSPWQNPFVERVIGSIRRECANNVIVLNQGHLKNILCAYFQYYHNDRTHLSLGKNTPNGRPIQPRPVGKCKIIDLPRIGGLHHRYEWKKAA, from the coding sequence ATGGGCATCAAAGAAGTGGTCTCGGCCCCGCAAAGCCCTTGGCAAAACCCTTTTGTTGAACGGGTGATCGGCTCGATCAGACGAGAATGTGCAAACAATGTCATCGTACTGAACCAAGGACATCTGAAAAACATTCTTTGCGCGTATTTCCAATATTATCATAACGACAGAACACATTTGAGCCTTGGAAAAAATACGCCCAACGGTCGGCCGATCCAACCCAGACCTGTCGGCAAATGCAAGATAATTGATTTGCCGCGTATTGGTGGATTACATCATCGATACGAGTGGAAGAAAGCGGCCTGA
- a CDS encoding IS1634 family transposase has protein sequence MNIPGTEEWNFTDVKFLPIFKEYAKRINLVETINTMTDSKMDLSPGDAVLGMIMDTVSGRTPLYRLEEAFDEMDTELLFGKPISPDKFNDTNLGRVLDKLFETGTQKIFSQISQNAIGCFKLDTRHHHFDTTSVSVFGAYEDHPDTQLNITYGYSKDKRPDLKQFMVSMLCVDRNIPIIGKTQDGNASDKTLNNELLSHISSHMAEHGFKPGASIYVADSAFVTTDNLIAAEGNGIRFLSRLPANFNECKHAIAQAVAADNWVDIGALAESQSEKKPPASYRYYETTATIGDGAYRAIVYHSSAHDKRRQKRIDRILKTSKDQLEKKIKEATLQPFKCRPDAEVAAGTLVKAADKSLYNLRAEIIDVPKYGKGRPKKGEARKPKSIEYELKATVEEDPEKTEKIRLEAGCFVLITNVPAQADEQEWPGVELLRLYKEQDGIEKNFGFLKDPAIVNAIFLKKPKRVEALGLILLLSLLLWRLIERNLKLHVKKTGKRLPGWKKKPTNSPTAFMMTTKFLSILVITVGRQRKLAKPLNDTQVQYLRALDVPPECFFVP, from the coding sequence ATGAACATCCCAGGTACCGAGGAATGGAATTTCACAGATGTAAAATTTCTTCCGATTTTCAAAGAGTACGCCAAACGTATCAATCTGGTTGAAACGATCAATACCATGACAGATAGCAAAATGGATCTATCGCCAGGTGATGCGGTGCTTGGGATGATTATGGATACGGTCTCCGGAAGGACTCCTTTGTACAGACTTGAAGAAGCTTTCGACGAAATGGATACCGAGTTGCTTTTTGGCAAACCCATCAGCCCCGATAAATTTAACGACACAAATCTGGGGCGGGTATTGGACAAACTTTTTGAGACTGGAACTCAAAAGATATTTTCCCAGATTTCCCAAAACGCCATTGGTTGTTTTAAACTGGATACGCGCCACCACCACTTTGATACGACCTCTGTCTCCGTCTTTGGCGCTTACGAAGATCACCCCGATACGCAATTGAATATCACCTACGGTTACAGCAAGGATAAACGTCCGGATTTGAAGCAGTTCATGGTGTCCATGTTGTGTGTAGACCGAAATATTCCGATCATAGGAAAAACCCAGGACGGGAATGCTTCAGACAAGACCCTGAACAATGAGCTTTTATCTCATATCTCATCACACATGGCCGAACATGGGTTCAAGCCCGGTGCCTCCATTTATGTTGCAGATTCAGCCTTTGTGACCACAGATAATCTTATAGCTGCGGAGGGAAACGGCATCCGTTTTTTAAGCCGATTGCCAGCTAATTTCAATGAATGTAAGCATGCCATTGCCCAGGCTGTTGCAGCCGACAACTGGGTTGATATTGGGGCTTTGGCCGAAAGCCAAAGCGAAAAGAAACCGCCCGCATCCTATCGTTATTATGAAACAACCGCTACCATTGGTGATGGGGCCTACCGGGCCATTGTATATCACTCCAGTGCCCATGATAAAAGGCGTCAGAAACGCATCGACCGAATATTAAAAACCAGCAAAGACCAGCTGGAAAAGAAAATCAAAGAGGCGACTCTCCAACCCTTCAAATGTCGCCCGGATGCAGAGGTGGCAGCCGGCACTTTGGTCAAAGCAGCAGACAAAAGCCTTTACAACTTGCGAGCAGAGATCATTGACGTACCCAAATACGGCAAAGGACGTCCCAAAAAAGGGGAAGCCAGGAAGCCGAAATCCATTGAATATGAACTGAAGGCAACTGTCGAAGAAGATCCAGAAAAAACAGAAAAGATCAGACTTGAAGCGGGCTGTTTTGTACTCATAACCAACGTTCCGGCCCAGGCTGACGAACAGGAGTGGCCAGGAGTCGAGCTCCTCAGGCTTTACAAAGAACAGGATGGGATCGAAAAAAATTTCGGGTTCCTGAAAGATCCAGCCATTGTGAATGCCATCTTTCTGAAGAAGCCGAAACGGGTGGAAGCGCTTGGGCTAATTCTCCTGCTTTCTTTGTTGCTCTGGCGGCTAATAGAACGAAACTTGAAGCTGCATGTAAAAAAGACGGGGAAACGGTTGCCTGGCTGGAAAAAAAAGCCCACAAATAGTCCGACGGCCTTTATGATGACTACGAAGTTTCTTAGCATATTAGTTATAACCGTTGGAAGACAACGAAAATTAGCAAAGCCGCTAAATGATACTCAAGTGCAGTACCTTAGAGCCTTGGACGTCCCGCCGGAATGCTTTTTTGTTCCGTAA
- a CDS encoding response regulator, with translation MRALIVDDMEEGRYLLQSLLIGNGYEVEVAENGAEALEKIKTEDFDLIISDILMPVMDGFQLCRKVKTDENLRHIPFIFYTATYTGPKDEAFAIKIGADRFIVKPCEPDVLIETIQGAAKSADNRNIEPKSEPMHEEEILKLYNERLVRKLEKKTLQLEKEILVRQETEEELRRANSFLDSIIENIPDMIFLKDANELRFVSLNKAGENLLGYSREKILGKTDYDFFPKDQADFFTQQDRTVLEKKEIIDIPEEEILTCSKKKRILHTKKVPLFDADGNPLYLLGISEDITELKTAQEESARLNVQLLHAQKLESLGNLAGGVAHDFNNILSAIIGFTEIALDGVQKGSTIEDDLQEVYKAGKRAKDLVKQILTIASKSDEEVKPVKAKNIVEEALQFLRSSIPTSIEIQQKIKSESSIMGNPTQLHQILMNLCTNAMHAMEESGGLMKIVLDDVRFEECGSTQVLDVKPGDYIKLSVSDTGSGISPKIIGSIFDPYFTTKEPGEGTGLGLALVHGIVEKYGGDIEVFSELGQGSIFSIYLPIIKTSQSCDPYVKEDLPTGSERILFVDDEPSIAHMCCQMLERFGYSVTCSISSVEALDLFQEKPDNFDLVITDMTMPKMTGDKLAAELMKIRQDIPVILFTGYSKKMSDKSAADLGIKAFAYKPIDQADLVKMVRKILDEAKS, from the coding sequence ATGAGAGCTCTTATCGTTGATGACATGGAGGAAGGCCGCTATCTGCTTCAGTCCCTGTTAATTGGAAATGGGTATGAAGTCGAGGTGGCTGAAAATGGTGCTGAGGCCCTTGAAAAAATCAAGACCGAAGATTTTGATCTGATTATCAGCGATATTCTCATGCCGGTTATGGATGGTTTTCAATTATGCAGGAAAGTAAAAACAGATGAAAATTTGCGCCACATACCTTTCATTTTTTATACTGCTACATATACGGGGCCAAAGGATGAGGCATTTGCTATAAAAATCGGTGCGGACCGGTTCATTGTCAAACCCTGTGAGCCTGATGTTCTTATCGAGACGATTCAGGGTGCGGCCAAATCTGCTGACAATAGAAATATAGAACCAAAATCTGAACCGATGCATGAAGAGGAAATACTCAAACTTTATAACGAAAGACTTGTGAGAAAGCTTGAGAAAAAAACGCTGCAGCTGGAAAAAGAGATCCTGGTTAGACAAGAGACAGAAGAGGAATTGCGTAGGGCAAATTCGTTTCTTGATTCAATTATTGAAAATATACCCGACATGATTTTCCTAAAAGATGCTAACGAACTTCGATTTGTTAGTTTGAACAAGGCAGGAGAAAATCTTTTAGGTTATTCAAGAGAAAAAATATTGGGCAAGACCGACTATGATTTCTTTCCAAAAGATCAGGCTGATTTTTTTACACAGCAGGATCGAACAGTTCTAGAAAAAAAGGAAATTATAGATATTCCAGAGGAGGAGATACTAACCTGCAGCAAAAAGAAGCGTATATTGCACACTAAAAAAGTACCGTTATTTGATGCGGATGGCAACCCCTTGTACTTGTTAGGCATATCAGAGGATATCACCGAACTTAAAACAGCTCAAGAGGAAAGCGCCAGATTAAATGTCCAGCTTTTGCATGCTCAGAAACTTGAATCCTTAGGAAATCTAGCTGGTGGAGTTGCTCATGATTTTAACAATATCCTTTCAGCAATTATCGGATTCACAGAAATTGCTTTAGATGGGGTTCAAAAAGGTTCCACTATCGAAGATGATTTGCAAGAGGTCTATAAGGCCGGAAAAAGGGCTAAGGATTTGGTAAAACAAATTCTGACGATTGCGAGTAAGTCGGATGAAGAGGTCAAACCGGTAAAGGCAAAAAACATTGTAGAAGAAGCACTTCAATTTTTAAGATCTTCCATCCCAACTTCAATCGAAATACAACAAAAAATAAAAAGTGAATCATCAATCATGGGGAATCCAACTCAGTTGCACCAAATTCTCATGAACCTATGTACAAATGCAATGCATGCTATGGAAGAGAGCGGCGGTCTAATGAAGATTGTGCTGGACGATGTTAGATTTGAAGAGTGTGGTTCAACTCAGGTGCTGGATGTGAAACCCGGTGATTATATTAAATTGAGTGTATCAGACACAGGCAGCGGAATTTCTCCAAAAATTATCGGGTCAATATTTGATCCTTATTTTACGACCAAAGAACCCGGAGAAGGTACTGGTCTCGGATTGGCTTTGGTTCATGGCATAGTTGAAAAATATGGTGGAGATATCGAAGTTTTCAGTGAATTAGGTCAAGGCTCTATATTTTCGATTTACCTGCCTATCATTAAAACCAGCCAAAGCTGCGATCCATATGTGAAAGAGGATTTACCCACCGGCTCCGAAAGAATACTGTTTGTTGATGATGAACCCAGCATTGCCCATATGTGCTGTCAAATGCTCGAACGGTTTGGGTATTCGGTAACCTGTAGCATCAGCAGCGTCGAAGCTTTGGATCTGTTTCAGGAAAAACCTGACAATTTTGATCTGGTTATAACGGATATGACCATGCCGAAGATGACAGGAGATAAATTGGCGGCTGAATTAATGAAAATCAGACAGGATATACCGGTTATTCTATTTACCGGGTACAGCAAAAAAATGTCGGATAAGTCGGCTGCTGATCTCGGCATTAAAGCGTTTGCATACAAACCAATAGATCAGGCTGACTTGGTAAAAATGGTCCGTAAAATACTTGATGAAGCTAAAAGCTGA